From Gemmatimonadota bacterium, the proteins below share one genomic window:
- a CDS encoding NAD(P)-dependent oxidoreductase: MSRMRLRNPLPKSSLSHKAVDIPHGGNYHRVEKPSFLTLLEINMSILVTGGSGFVGSWVAKLLAEEGEDVIAFDMFERRDDFLSHVSDRITFVEGNILGFAHINEIVRNNPDLTGIVHTAALLGGDVRDNPHFATQVNVGGTHNILEVARQVGGLKVVYVSSGAVYGKQDGPLTEGTPMIPSDPYGATKAMSEHLCHQYYATYGVDVLCARLFFLYGPPNAPGPDAGFNTRIFAGLSGQDVSLPKGREQKADWTYIEDAARGVLLMLRATNVASRSFNIATGTYNPVDEIIEVVQRHSPGNPRYEVGPGVNLERGAPLDITLAKDQLGYEPKYDLESGVRAYRAWFDQRGV, encoded by the coding sequence ATGTCGCGTATGAGGTTACGAAATCCATTGCCAAAGTCAAGCCTTTCGCACAAAGCCGTTGACATCCCCCATGGGGGCAATTATCATAGAGTCGAAAAACCGTCATTTTTAACCCTTCTGGAGATTAATATGTCCATTCTCGTCACTGGAGGCTCTGGCTTTGTCGGTTCATGGGTCGCCAAACTCCTCGCGGAAGAGGGCGAAGACGTCATCGCTTTTGATATGTTCGAACGGCGCGATGATTTTTTGTCACATGTGTCTGATCGCATCACCTTTGTTGAAGGCAATATTCTGGGGTTTGCACATATCAATGAAATTGTGCGCAATAATCCGGATCTCACGGGTATTGTTCACACGGCCGCGCTTTTGGGGGGAGATGTGCGCGATAATCCCCATTTTGCGACACAGGTCAATGTGGGGGGGACACACAATATTCTCGAAGTTGCGCGACAGGTGGGCGGGCTGAAAGTGGTATATGTATCCAGCGGCGCGGTTTATGGAAAGCAAGACGGACCGCTGACGGAAGGGACGCCCATGATTCCCAGCGATCCCTATGGCGCGACCAAGGCCATGTCGGAACATCTTTGCCACCAGTATTATGCGACTTATGGCGTCGATGTTCTGTGTGCTCGCCTCTTTTTTTTATATGGTCCTCCCAATGCCCCCGGTCCGGACGCGGGCTTTAATACGCGCATTTTTGCCGGGCTGAGTGGACAGGATGTAAGTCTGCCCAAAGGCCGCGAGCAAAAGGCCGATTGGACTTATATCGAAGATGCCGCGCGGGGTGTTTTGCTCATGCTCAGGGCGACAAATGTCGCCAGTCGATCTTTTAATATTGCCACGGGTACGTACAATCCCGTTGACGAAATTATCGAAGTCGTGCAGCGGCATTCGCCGGGCAATCCCCGGTATGAAGTTGGACCGGGCGTCAATCTCGAGCGCGGCGCGCCACTCGATATTACCCTTGCCAAAGACCAACTCGGTTACGAACCCAAATACGACCTCGAATCCGGCGTGCGGGCTTACCGCGCCTGGTTTGATCAACGGGGTGTGTAA
- a CDS encoding Rpn family recombination-promoting nuclease/putative transposase, which produces MPQYDTISKHFIQTYPQDFIQLSLQRDDVQFLDILDTEQPTTQTHHMDSLIKVQIAGEEALVHHEFQTTTDPTMPIRMAGYTVRAIETHHLPIYSSVIYLRPNAGKNDPGHYIQNLPGHHLIFQYSVIRLIEIEGQHILNEGHAGLLPFAPLMKRPDEMDSEEWLKSCIDAARALPLEDSIKVDIWGGLTILSGLAYAPATISRILSQEGLMDAIMRESSFAQYIMKQAREEGREEGHREIFAAIQKTYPDIDMEAIRSVLKEENGKK; this is translated from the coding sequence ATGCCCCAATACGACACCATCTCAAAACACTTCATCCAAACCTACCCTCAAGACTTCATCCAACTCTCTCTCCAACGAGACGACGTCCAATTTCTCGACATCCTCGACACAGAACAACCAACAACACAAACACACCACATGGACAGCCTCATCAAAGTTCAGATTGCAGGCGAAGAGGCATTGGTACATCACGAATTTCAAACCACTACCGATCCGACAATGCCCATCCGAATGGCTGGCTATACCGTCAGAGCCATTGAGACGCATCACTTGCCGATCTATTCCAGCGTGATCTACTTGCGTCCCAATGCGGGAAAGAACGATCCGGGACACTATATCCAAAACCTGCCTGGTCACCATCTTATCTTCCAATACAGTGTGATCAGACTGATCGAGATTGAAGGACAGCACATTCTCAATGAAGGACATGCAGGCTTGCTTCCATTTGCGCCATTGATGAAACGTCCTGATGAAATGGATTCTGAAGAGTGGTTAAAGTCGTGTATTGATGCTGCGAGAGCTTTGCCGTTGGAAGACTCAATAAAGGTTGACATTTGGGGTGGGTTGACGATATTGAGTGGGTTAGCGTATGCGCCAGCCACGATTAGTCGTATTTTATCCCAGGAGGGTCTTATGGATGCGATTATGCGCGAATCATCTTTTGCACAATACATCATGAAACAAGCCAGAGAAGAAGGCCGAGAAGAAGGTCATAGAGAAATATTTGCAGCCATTCAAAAGACGTATCCAGATATTGACATGGAAGCCATCCGTTCTGTATTGAAAGAGGAAAATGGCAAAAAATAG
- a CDS encoding NTP transferase domain-containing protein produces MKALILAAGKGERFFPFNVFRPKPMFPICNRPLLEWTVSRLVDAGISDIGIVVGHRGGRARNYFGSGQRFGCKITYIEQPQPKGTAQAVGLASDFIGADDVLIIFGDVFFGADAVPHLLDAFRDRNCSGVAGIVQVEDLTSHIRAHVEKDQSLSSYTYKPRGGSGQALSGLYVFKNEILSDLGNTSDFVPRTQFGIFPPEGQEICDVIPLLYGEGRALIAVDLPGPWFDMDLPWHPKNVSLMALSEMADGLTEAVVAPTATVDPDARIRGPIFVDENTTIARDAYIEGPVWIGKDTEILEGSHIASRTVIGDRCKIGPFAKVSGTVDTNCHITYLGEFGGIMLEEGRVTHQIQLSGIFGERAEIGAGTQVGTLRFDDAEIEVEVQGIRRKAPGFTGVLFGDYSRTGIGAMIMPGRIVGPCAMVGAGVVLMKNVPPYKAVLVKQELDVVDWSPAIYER; encoded by the coding sequence ATGAAAGCACTTATTCTTGCGGCAGGAAAAGGCGAGCGATTTTTTCCATTTAATGTCTTTCGTCCCAAGCCGATGTTTCCAATATGCAATCGTCCGCTTTTGGAGTGGACGGTTTCGCGTCTGGTCGATGCGGGTATTTCAGATATTGGCATTGTGGTGGGGCATAGAGGCGGTCGGGCGCGCAATTATTTTGGCAGTGGGCAGCGATTTGGCTGTAAAATTACTTATATTGAGCAACCGCAGCCAAAAGGCACGGCGCAGGCGGTGGGGCTGGCGTCTGATTTTATTGGTGCTGATGATGTTCTGATTATTTTCGGAGATGTTTTCTTTGGTGCGGATGCAGTCCCACACCTGTTAGATGCGTTTAGAGATAGAAACTGTTCTGGTGTCGCTGGCATTGTCCAGGTTGAAGATCTCACATCTCATATACGCGCACATGTCGAAAAGGACCAGAGCTTGTCTTCTTACACCTATAAACCCCGTGGTGGATCGGGACAGGCACTGTCAGGTCTCTATGTTTTTAAAAATGAAATTTTGTCCGATCTGGGCAATACCTCCGATTTTGTGCCGCGAACCCAATTTGGTATCTTTCCGCCTGAGGGTCAGGAAATTTGCGATGTTATCCCATTGCTCTACGGCGAGGGACGCGCGCTTATCGCGGTTGATTTGCCCGGACCGTGGTTCGATATGGACCTGCCATGGCATCCGAAAAATGTCTCGCTTATGGCACTTTCCGAAATGGCTGATGGACTTACAGAAGCGGTTGTTGCGCCAACGGCTACGGTCGATCCCGACGCCCGCATTCGCGGTCCCATCTTTGTCGATGAAAATACCACGATTGCCCGAGATGCTTATATTGAAGGACCGGTCTGGATCGGGAAAGATACGGAGATATTGGAAGGCTCTCACATCGCATCCCGTACTGTGATCGGCGATCGCTGCAAAATAGGTCCTTTTGCCAAAGTATCGGGTACAGTAGATACCAACTGCCACATTACCTATTTGGGCGAGTTTGGCGGTATTATGCTGGAAGAGGGGCGCGTGACCCATCAGATTCAGCTTTCGGGCATTTTTGGCGAGCGCGCAGAAATAGGCGCGGGTACACAGGTGGGCACGCTGCGCTTTGACGATGCGGAGATCGAGGTCGAGGTTCAGGGGATTCGTCGAAAAGCACCCGGTTTTACCGGGGTGTTGTTTGGGGATTACTCGCGCACGGGTATCGGTGCGATGATTATGCCCGGTCGCATTGTAGGACCATGTGCGATGGTGGGTGCGGGCGTGGTGCTGATGAAAAATGTTCCGCCGTACAAGGCCGTGCTCGTCAAGCAGGAACTCGATGTCGTTGACTGGTCGCCCGCTATTTATGAGCGATGA
- a CDS encoding glycosyl hydrolase family 32, translated as MNALLYNGIVLPETWPPRDVDEGGTAPVPVPYLDDPPEVICIDLGRQLFVDDFLIASTSLTRVFGEAKIHEASPVLSPETDEEMDNGYCPMAAPFNDGAWYDPEDGLFKLWYMPGWFHSTALAISRDGIHWERPDLNVVRGTNLVWPNRDRYDRDGCLVWLDHDAERPEERFKMFQYYRYDTRGNATVSEGWLHTSPDGIHWSDPVVTTPVGDNTSFFYNPFRKKWCMSIRRQSANLRARFYRECDDFLPTWDRDRDEVLWQRIDSLALPDPALPDHRVALYDVNATPYESLMLGMFAIFRGPENDICAEKGVPKTMDLELGYSRDGFHFSRPNRTPFLASSRRIGDWNRAYLHAVGGVCMVVGDEVWIYFTGFSGQSPKLGKTDAGAIGRSRRVMYAGASTGLATIRRDGFASMDAGTEGGVLTTRPVVFKGHRLFVNAEVPKGELRVEVLEENGRPVESLSADQCVPLCVDRTCCEVLWTSGKNLSSIVGRPVVFRFYLRSGRLFSFWVTDDPNGASSGYMAAGGPGCINGRDLPGG; from the coding sequence ATGAATGCATTGCTGTACAATGGGATTGTGTTGCCAGAGACCTGGCCTCCTCGCGATGTGGATGAAGGCGGCACGGCACCTGTTCCCGTTCCCTATTTGGACGATCCGCCAGAGGTGATTTGCATCGATCTGGGCAGGCAGTTGTTTGTGGATGATTTTCTGATTGCATCTACTTCTCTAACGAGGGTTTTTGGCGAGGCAAAAATCCATGAGGCGAGTCCCGTTCTGAGTCCCGAGACGGATGAGGAAATGGACAATGGGTATTGTCCAATGGCTGCACCGTTTAATGACGGCGCGTGGTACGACCCCGAAGATGGGTTGTTTAAGCTGTGGTACATGCCGGGCTGGTTTCACAGTACGGCACTGGCAATAAGCCGGGATGGTATTCACTGGGAGCGCCCAGATCTCAATGTTGTGCGCGGTACGAATCTCGTATGGCCCAATCGGGATAGATACGATAGAGATGGGTGTCTGGTGTGGTTGGACCACGATGCGGAAAGACCCGAAGAACGCTTCAAGATGTTTCAGTATTATCGGTATGACACAAGGGGAAACGCGACTGTATCAGAAGGCTGGTTGCACACTTCGCCCGATGGGATTCACTGGTCTGATCCTGTTGTGACAACACCCGTGGGCGATAATACGTCATTTTTTTACAACCCATTTCGCAAAAAGTGGTGTATGAGCATTCGGCGGCAGAGTGCCAATTTACGCGCGCGATTTTATCGGGAGTGCGATGATTTTTTGCCTACGTGGGATCGGGATCGAGATGAGGTTCTCTGGCAGCGCATCGACAGTCTCGCTTTGCCCGATCCTGCACTGCCGGATCACCGGGTCGCGCTTTACGATGTGAATGCAACGCCTTATGAGAGTTTGATGCTGGGGATGTTCGCAATTTTTCGCGGGCCTGAAAATGATATTTGTGCGGAAAAGGGCGTGCCCAAAACAATGGACTTGGAACTGGGGTATAGTCGCGATGGGTTTCATTTTAGCCGCCCAAATCGCACGCCTTTTCTCGCCTCGTCGCGTCGTATTGGCGATTGGAATCGGGCGTATTTGCACGCGGTGGGCGGCGTTTGTATGGTGGTGGGGGATGAGGTGTGGATTTATTTCACAGGTTTCTCCGGCCAGTCGCCAAAGCTCGGCAAGACAGATGCGGGAGCGATCGGGCGAAGTCGGCGCGTGATGTATGCGGGCGCGAGTACGGGGTTGGCAACTATTCGGAGGGATGGTTTTGCATCTATGGATGCAGGGACGGAAGGCGGTGTGCTAACCACGCGCCCTGTGGTTTTTAAGGGGCATCGATTATTTGTGAATGCGGAGGTGCCGAAGGGTGAATTGCGGGTGGAAGTGCTTGAAGAAAATGGGCGGCCGGTCGAGAGTTTAAGTGCGGATCAGTGTGTACCCCTTTGTGTGGATCGCACCTGTTGCGAGGTTTTGTGGACTTCTGGCAAAAATCTGTCTTCGATTGTTGGGCGTCCTGTGGTGTTCAGGTTTTATTTGCGTTCGGGGCGATTATTTTCGTTTTGGGTTACAGATGATCCCAATGGGGCGAGTTCTGGATATATGGCGGCCGGTGGACCCGGTTGTATAAATGGCCGGGATTTGCCCGGAGGATGA
- a CDS encoding zinc-binding dehydrogenase — translation MSNKTLRYLDDGSIELFEREVLDPGENEVQIEGGACGICSWDVVTAKLGNQMHPMAPPGHEGVGYIAKIGAGVTDFKEGDRVAGGGFANIRNLSAQRVFKIPESDLPDEYWIVEPVSCAVTGIDHCQIQPGNRIVVVGCGFMGLLILQGLLRYPLDDLIVLDIVQSRLDLAQQLGVGEVYNTAEADLQELSRELKSREIDVVVDTSGSQAGLDLSTDIVKRGGRINLFGWLKGQTASFDPTKWHLGGFTVVNSAPASKLRDTFGPAIRLIHKGIIDLKPLVTHTAMLEDYPALMAQILAGDESYIKGVVTLK, via the coding sequence ATGTCAAACAAAACGCTTCGTTACTTAGACGATGGCAGTATTGAACTGTTTGAAAGGGAAGTGCTCGATCCCGGAGAGAACGAAGTTCAAATTGAAGGCGGCGCGTGTGGGATATGTTCGTGGGATGTGGTTACGGCCAAACTCGGCAATCAGATGCATCCCATGGCACCGCCGGGACACGAAGGCGTTGGTTATATCGCCAAAATCGGTGCTGGTGTCACGGATTTCAAAGAGGGTGACCGGGTCGCTGGCGGTGGTTTTGCCAATATCCGCAACTTATCCGCTCAGCGCGTTTTCAAAATTCCGGAATCCGATTTGCCGGATGAATACTGGATTGTCGAACCCGTGTCCTGTGCTGTTACGGGTATTGACCATTGCCAGATTCAGCCCGGGAATCGCATTGTGGTCGTCGGCTGTGGATTTATGGGCTTGTTGATCCTGCAAGGGCTTCTGCGCTATCCCCTCGACGATTTGATCGTTCTGGATATTGTTCAAAGTCGTCTGGATCTCGCGCAACAACTCGGCGTTGGAGAGGTGTATAACACGGCTGAGGCTGATCTACAAGAACTATCGCGCGAACTCAAGAGCAGAGAGATTGACGTGGTTGTCGATACCTCAGGTAGCCAGGCCGGGTTGGATCTATCTACAGATATTGTGAAACGCGGCGGGCGCATCAATCTCTTTGGCTGGCTCAAAGGTCAGACCGCCTCTTTTGATCCCACAAAGTGGCATTTGGGGGGATTTACCGTTGTCAATTCCGCGCCGGCTTCAAAATTGCGAGATACTTTTGGCCCTGCGATTCGCCTTATTCACAAAGGTATTATTGATCTCAAACCGCTGGTGACACATACGGCAATGCTCGAAGATTATCCTGCTTTGATGGCGCAAATTTTGGCGGGTGATGAGAGCTATATCAAAGGGGTTGTGACGCTGAAATAG
- a CDS encoding NAD(P)-dependent oxidoreductase encodes MLKTRSMNSHPHNARCSSRLTAQIARASPNNPMNILILGGNGFLGPYVVKALEDHHQLRVTDLMPIDTPHDTRQVDVSDFAQVMSAAEGMDVIINCSVQRTHRKIAFGVNTMGTHNALRAAVAYGMKRFINTGPRFSLVGPSYLDYDHTISEKIPPQPGTELYAMSKGLGLEICRLFSEHHPLHVLSLIFSRFRDPTADPHNTDDSTLSISARDAAQAVKSAIEVDLQTLPSRFEVFFITTDLPHNRFPNTRLRTILGFEPQDKLESYWTKPT; translated from the coding sequence ATGTTGAAAACGCGCTCGATGAATTCACACCCACACAACGCGCGCTGCTCGAGCCGCCTTACCGCACAAATCGCCCGCGCGTCACCCAATAATCCCATGAACATCCTCATCCTCGGTGGCAATGGTTTTCTCGGTCCTTATGTCGTCAAAGCCCTCGAAGACCACCACCAGCTTCGCGTCACCGACCTCATGCCCATCGATACACCGCACGACACGCGGCAGGTCGATGTATCCGATTTTGCTCAAGTCATGTCCGCTGCAGAGGGCATGGACGTCATCATCAACTGCTCTGTTCAGCGCACCCATCGCAAAATTGCTTTTGGCGTGAACACAATGGGAACGCACAACGCACTCCGCGCCGCCGTTGCGTATGGCATGAAACGCTTTATCAACACGGGACCGCGCTTCTCACTCGTCGGCCCTTCCTACCTCGATTACGACCATACCATTTCTGAAAAAATCCCCCCACAACCCGGCACGGAACTCTATGCGATGAGCAAAGGCCTCGGCCTCGAAATCTGCCGACTCTTCAGCGAACACCATCCGCTACACGTCCTCTCGCTCATCTTCTCGCGCTTTCGAGATCCCACCGCCGATCCGCACAACACCGATGACAGCACCCTCAGCATATCGGCCAGAGATGCCGCACAAGCCGTTAAGTCCGCCATAGAAGTCGATCTTCAAACGCTCCCATCGCGCTTTGAAGTCTTCTTTATCACCACAGACCTGCCGCACAACCGCTTCCCAAATACACGCCTGCGCACAATACTCGGCTTTGAGCCCCAGGACAAACTCGAATCCTACTGGACAAAGCCCACCTGA
- a CDS encoding transglycosylase SLT domain-containing protein translates to MDYNFFQDLIAKAFTMPFFKNELVSRIALFAFPFIAVFVIVDYLGIGEQRDPIFRVAELIAQQNFSEALSALDNMDTTQRDTWDTHTAALQRAICLMHLGKYSDALTILQSSGTTRPEIADYVAFWMGQCAEALGQAKDAENHYAKTLHMKPVSLLGGQATLNAARTALAQGNAEGAIAYYQTLVGKHPREGDALAGMVEAWTALGDSVAARETRLKLIKNYPKHPSAYKMLPALSDMRDAEELFYAGVACMHAGKYQQAIALLRRVIDESQDATWRGKAQYELGHVYYRSRKYLKAENTFDRAFKVYHISEALFYLGRCAIKRGHDLTGTTRFREFVRRYPNAKTAPEALWQAAMAYERRGRHSDARKLFIALAKAYPKSTYADQAAWRAGFALYQTRQYTAASKAFLRLSRQTTASHLRDQGYYWAGKSYQKLGQKSEARFWIERASEGFPTSYYSTRAHAVLGKTEHAYIEAPQPGEHLSIGQSYTPSVHIPKGDLLASIGLYRDAEREYDRARQILGRNLFALDDLKPRYERVRAMHKALQISAQIVMLERAQGISMTRASFRRLYPTYYWGEINQIARKMNLDPNLMIAIMRQESAFNTTAVSRAGARGLMQVMPQTGRDMARLVKLKNFSIEDLYDPQTSILLGGKHLSDHMRAFRKDKHRQLSLALSAYNAGLDAAKRWAKALTRHDVDEFIERIPYKETRNYVKLVYRNYRVYSYLNDAQSEVEISLGYKNE, encoded by the coding sequence ATGGACTACAATTTTTTTCAGGACCTCATCGCAAAGGCTTTCACAATGCCATTTTTCAAAAACGAATTAGTGAGTCGTATCGCGTTATTCGCCTTCCCCTTTATCGCCGTATTTGTAATCGTGGACTATTTGGGAATAGGAGAACAACGCGATCCCATTTTCCGAGTTGCAGAACTAATTGCACAGCAAAACTTTTCCGAAGCATTATCTGCACTCGACAATATGGATACTACCCAGCGCGATACCTGGGATACGCACACCGCCGCGTTACAACGCGCGATTTGTCTGATGCACCTGGGCAAATACTCAGACGCATTGACAATTCTTCAGTCTTCAGGCACCACGCGCCCAGAAATTGCCGATTACGTGGCTTTTTGGATGGGACAATGCGCCGAGGCTTTGGGACAAGCCAAAGACGCTGAAAATCACTATGCAAAAACTCTGCACATGAAACCAGTGAGTTTACTCGGCGGTCAGGCGACACTCAATGCCGCGCGGACCGCGCTTGCACAGGGCAATGCAGAAGGTGCTATCGCATATTATCAAACACTTGTTGGCAAGCATCCGCGCGAAGGCGATGCACTTGCCGGAATGGTTGAGGCCTGGACGGCTCTGGGCGATTCTGTTGCTGCGCGCGAGACGCGCTTGAAATTGATCAAAAATTATCCCAAACATCCATCCGCTTACAAAATGCTCCCCGCGCTCAGTGATATGCGCGATGCTGAAGAACTGTTTTACGCGGGTGTGGCCTGTATGCACGCCGGAAAATATCAACAGGCTATCGCTTTATTGCGTCGCGTGATCGATGAATCTCAAGATGCCACATGGCGCGGGAAAGCGCAATACGAACTGGGCCATGTATATTATCGCAGTCGAAAATATCTCAAAGCCGAAAACACATTTGACCGCGCCTTCAAAGTATATCACATCTCCGAAGCACTGTTTTACCTGGGTCGATGTGCCATCAAGCGCGGGCACGATTTAACGGGAACAACGCGATTTCGAGAATTTGTGCGCCGCTATCCCAATGCAAAGACCGCACCCGAAGCACTCTGGCAAGCGGCCATGGCCTACGAGCGACGGGGACGGCACAGCGATGCTCGCAAACTATTTATAGCACTGGCAAAGGCCTACCCCAAAAGCACTTATGCCGACCAGGCTGCGTGGCGTGCGGGCTTCGCGCTTTATCAAACGCGGCAATACACGGCTGCTTCCAAAGCCTTTTTACGTCTATCGCGCCAGACCACTGCGAGTCATCTACGTGATCAGGGGTATTACTGGGCGGGCAAAAGTTATCAAAAATTGGGACAAAAATCAGAAGCGCGATTCTGGATTGAACGCGCCTCAGAAGGGTTTCCCACCTCTTATTACTCAACACGCGCACATGCGGTCCTGGGCAAAACAGAACATGCCTATATCGAAGCGCCCCAACCGGGCGAACACCTATCGATTGGTCAATCCTATACGCCTTCGGTGCATATCCCAAAAGGAGATCTATTGGCGTCTATCGGGTTGTATCGAGATGCCGAGCGAGAATACGACCGCGCGCGGCAAATTCTCGGGCGCAATTTATTCGCGCTGGATGATTTGAAGCCGCGCTATGAGCGCGTTCGCGCCATGCACAAGGCACTTCAAATTTCCGCACAGATCGTAATGTTAGAACGCGCACAGGGGATATCCATGACGCGGGCCTCATTCCGTCGATTGTATCCAACGTATTATTGGGGCGAGATCAACCAGATAGCGCGAAAAATGAATCTGGATCCCAATCTCATGATCGCCATCATGCGACAGGAAAGCGCGTTTAATACAACCGCTGTATCTCGCGCTGGCGCACGTGGACTGATGCAAGTAATGCCGCAAACGGGACGGGACATGGCCCGACTTGTCAAGCTCAAAAATTTTTCAATCGAAGACCTCTACGATCCCCAAACGTCAATTTTATTGGGCGGAAAACATCTCTCCGACCACATGAGGGCATTTCGAAAAGATAAACACAGGCAACTCAGTTTGGCACTATCGGCTTATAATGCGGGTCTGGATGCTGCAAAGCGATGGGCAAAAGCCCTGACAAGGCACGACGTCGATGAATTTATAGAGCGCATTCCCTATAAAGAAACTCGCAATTATGTGAAACTCGTATATCGCAATTATCGCGTTTATTCTTACCTCAACGATGCGCAGTCAGAGGTAGAAATATCATTGGGATACAAAAATGAATGA
- a CDS encoding phytanoyl-CoA dioxygenase family protein — protein sequence MDEHEKFFFDLNGYLVVENALTPDEITACNKAIDNNPDRMRIRPPEQSLSGESKTLKGKHGRTDLGGMLTWPKPWCQPFRDLLAHPNIVPYLAELLREDCRLDHLYGIIMEKGAEGHVIHGGGTADDLTHFYQFHNGRMRCGLTVVSWVLTDCNPGEGGFACIPGSHKSNYKTPRDVALLDRNMGVVQQVSAKAGSAIIFTEALAHGTLPWTADHQRRSILYKYSPGTLTYSARYLPPDVENALDEFTPTQRALLEPPYRTNRPRVTQ from the coding sequence ATGGACGAACACGAAAAATTCTTCTTTGACCTCAACGGCTACCTCGTCGTCGAAAACGCTCTAACACCCGACGAAATTACCGCGTGTAACAAAGCCATTGACAACAACCCAGACAGGATGCGCATTCGCCCGCCAGAGCAATCCCTCTCCGGCGAGTCCAAAACACTCAAGGGCAAACACGGGCGCACCGATTTGGGCGGCATGCTCACCTGGCCCAAACCCTGGTGCCAACCCTTCCGCGATTTACTCGCCCACCCAAATATCGTGCCCTACCTCGCGGAATTGCTACGCGAAGACTGTCGCCTCGACCACCTCTATGGCATCATCATGGAAAAAGGAGCCGAGGGCCATGTCATCCATGGCGGGGGCACGGCTGACGACCTGACGCACTTCTACCAATTTCACAACGGGCGCATGCGCTGTGGCCTCACCGTCGTCTCGTGGGTACTCACCGATTGCAACCCCGGCGAGGGCGGATTTGCCTGCATTCCCGGCAGCCACAAATCCAATTACAAAACACCCCGCGATGTCGCACTTCTCGACCGGAATATGGGTGTTGTACAACAGGTCTCGGCAAAAGCGGGATCGGCCATCATCTTCACAGAAGCACTCGCACATGGCACGCTCCCCTGGACAGCCGACCATCAACGCAGATCCATTCTCTACAAATACTCGCCTGGCACCCTGACCTATTCAGCGCGGTATTTGCCGCCGGATGTTGAAAACGCGCTCGATGAATTCACACCCACACAACGCGCGCTGCTCGAGCCGCCTTACCGCACAAATCGCCCGCGCGTCACCCAATAA